One Candidatus Paceibacterota bacterium genomic window carries:
- the mreC gene encoding rod shape-determining protein MreC, with translation MKMNYLQQRKIQQRRRRRLSGTIVIIVTVLVGGLYMFAPGGITGVFHAVASPIWSIGGLFSDGSSSFTGYFTTKSSLQHTNEELREKIKLAEVELGQRLILEEENTLFRDMWSRATTSSGILASVLTTPPQSPHDLVVLDVGSQQGIDVEDRVIYGDVGLGRIHEVYANTAVAELYSTTGVETPGIIVGEDITVTLLGEGGGSFRAEIPKDIDVYEDDIITLPDSRALEFARVVEVRVDPTDSFQHIRARSPLNVTQLRWVRIVDHNEQLF, from the coding sequence ATGAAGATGAACTACCTCCAACAGCGTAAAATACAACAGAGACGTCGCCGTCGTTTGTCGGGAACTATTGTAATTATAGTTACCGTTCTCGTTGGTGGTTTGTATATGTTCGCACCGGGTGGTATCACCGGAGTGTTTCATGCAGTAGCTTCGCCTATATGGAGTATAGGCGGCTTATTTTCGGATGGCTCATCGTCTTTTACTGGCTACTTCACAACAAAAAGTTCTCTACAGCACACGAACGAGGAGCTTCGTGAGAAGATAAAGCTTGCTGAAGTAGAGCTAGGTCAGCGACTGATCCTTGAAGAGGAGAATACATTGTTTCGTGATATGTGGTCTCGGGCGACGACGAGCAGTGGAATTCTTGCCTCTGTTCTGACGACGCCGCCACAATCACCTCATGATCTGGTGGTTCTTGATGTGGGTAGTCAGCAAGGGATAGATGTTGAGGATAGAGTGATCTATGGTGATGTGGGACTAGGGCGTATTCACGAGGTGTATGCAAATACAGCAGTTGCTGAATTGTATTCAACCACCGGCGTTGAAACTCCCGGTATCATTGTGGGCGAAGATATAACGGTAACCTTACTAGGCGAGGGAGGTGGGTCTTTTCGTGCTGAGATCCCAAAAGATATTGATGTTTATGAGGATGATATAATAACGCTTCCTGACTCGCGCGCACTTGAATTTGCCCGCGTAGTTGAGGTGAGGGTCGATCCAACGGACTCATTCCAGCATATTCGAGCTCGATCACCCCTTAATGTTACCCAGCTTCGCTGGGTGCGGATCGTAGACCATAATGAGCAGTTGTTTTAG